A part of Streptomyces sp. NBC_01235 genomic DNA contains:
- a CDS encoding MATE family efflux transporter: MNSHRKQLVSLAHPVYFSLLASVAAGIVNTVWVSRLGGPAVAAVAVATNAENVLLGVALVFASGTTVLVAHARGARDPGDVRAAVRGGWALCAVVTPVVAVGGYLLREPLSRLVLGGDGGPALPLAVSYFAISMPGIAVFFAQQLVDGILKGTGDTRTPMRLALLAGGLILVCDPLFIHLHGVRGAAASTVLCRSVALGAGLLALRRNALLRTAARATPTLSTGASLRRTLATGLPMSADFTVRQAGALGLVAVVARLGVTAVAAYAIAYKVMYVATMAFYAVRQAASIHTAHTRGEGRDERRAIGRQAVLLSGSVGLVAAVLLLVAGPWIMAAFGAGPGVAREGALFLRCVGPYLLLMAGFIALGGVFEGSGGAPVLLRVTLLGTAVQLPLAFGLSGFGLPGVCLALALAMGAQCAAVGVVVLRRARRERQGETAGSLARVT, encoded by the coding sequence CTGAACAGTCATCGCAAGCAGCTCGTGTCGCTCGCCCACCCCGTGTACTTCTCACTCCTCGCCTCCGTCGCCGCCGGGATCGTCAACACCGTCTGGGTGTCCCGGCTCGGCGGACCCGCGGTCGCCGCCGTCGCGGTCGCCACCAACGCCGAGAACGTGCTGCTCGGCGTCGCGCTGGTCTTCGCCTCCGGGACGACCGTGCTGGTCGCGCACGCCAGGGGAGCCCGGGACCCGGGGGACGTGCGCGCGGCCGTACGGGGCGGCTGGGCGCTGTGCGCGGTGGTCACGCCCGTCGTCGCCGTCGGCGGATACCTCCTGCGCGAGCCACTGTCCCGGCTGGTCCTCGGTGGCGACGGCGGCCCGGCACTCCCGCTCGCCGTCTCCTACTTCGCGATCTCGATGCCGGGCATCGCCGTCTTCTTCGCCCAGCAACTCGTCGACGGCATCCTCAAGGGCACCGGCGACACCAGGACCCCGATGCGTCTGGCCCTGCTCGCAGGCGGTCTGATCCTGGTCTGCGACCCGCTGTTCATCCACCTCCACGGCGTCCGGGGCGCCGCCGCCTCCACGGTGCTGTGCCGGAGCGTGGCCCTCGGGGCCGGGCTGCTCGCCCTGCGCCGGAACGCCCTGCTGCGGACGGCCGCCCGGGCCACGCCGACGCTCTCCACCGGCGCCTCGCTGCGGCGGACCCTGGCGACCGGGCTGCCGATGTCCGCCGACTTCACCGTGCGCCAGGCCGGGGCGCTCGGGCTGGTCGCCGTGGTGGCGCGGCTCGGGGTGACGGCCGTGGCCGCGTACGCCATCGCCTACAAGGTCATGTACGTGGCGACGATGGCCTTCTACGCCGTCCGCCAGGCCGCCTCCATCCACACCGCGCACACCCGGGGCGAGGGCAGGGACGAACGGCGGGCGATCGGGCGGCAGGCCGTGCTGCTCTCCGGGAGCGTCGGGCTCGTGGCGGCGGTGCTGCTCCTCGTCGCCGGCCCCTGGATCATGGCCGCCTTCGGCGCCGGGCCCGGCGTGGCCCGCGAGGGTGCGCTGTTCCTGCGCTGCGTCGGGCCGTATCTGCTGCTCATGGCCGGGTTCATCGCGCTGGGCGGGGTCTTCGAGGGAAGCGGGGGAGCGCCGGTGCTGCTGCGGGTGACCCTGCTCGGTACGGCCGTCCAGCTGCCCCTGGCGTTCGGGCTGTCGGGGTTCGGGCTGCCGGGAGTGTGTCTGGCGCTGGCGCTCGCGATGGGGGCGCAGTGCGCGGCGGTGGGCGTGGTGGTGCTGCGGCGGGCGCGGCGGGAACGTCAGGGGGAGACGGCGGGCTCGTTGGCGCGGGTGACCTGA
- a CDS encoding PadR family transcriptional regulator has protein sequence MLELSILGFLAEEPLHGYELKERIKALTGHVRPVSDGALYPAIARLVTAGKLDQRMADGASAAPRRVLSLTDAGREDLLERLRHPRQAEITDHVRFNTVLAFLRHLPDRREQTAVLRRRLDFLQTPASFFYADGEPVRAEQAEDLFRQGMLRVARATGEAERAWLREAIEVLTQAS, from the coding sequence ATGCTCGAGCTGTCGATCCTCGGCTTCCTCGCCGAAGAGCCCCTGCACGGGTACGAGTTGAAGGAGCGCATCAAGGCGTTGACCGGTCACGTCCGCCCGGTCAGCGACGGCGCGCTCTATCCGGCGATCGCCCGTCTCGTCACCGCCGGCAAGCTCGACCAGCGCATGGCGGACGGCGCGAGCGCGGCCCCCCGCCGGGTGCTCTCCCTCACCGACGCGGGCCGCGAGGACCTGCTGGAACGGCTCCGTCATCCCAGGCAGGCCGAGATCACGGACCACGTCCGCTTCAACACCGTCCTCGCGTTCCTGCGGCACCTGCCCGACCGCCGGGAGCAGACCGCCGTGCTCCGCCGCCGCCTGGACTTCCTTCAGACGCCCGCGAGCTTCTTCTACGCGGACGGCGAACCCGTGCGGGCGGAGCAGGCCGAGGACCTGTTCCGGCAGGGCATGCTGCGGGTCGCGCGGGCGACGGGCGAGGCCGAGCGGGCGTGGCTCAGGGAGGCCATCGAGGTGCTGACTCAGGCGAGCTGA
- a CDS encoding C40 family peptidase codes for MGSHRRLAQSGFDRGAVSALSVLSVAAAALGAVPATAAPHDHTRAEVDRLYEEVEKATEAYNKADERAGTLRKQVGNAQDHIARQQERINGLREQLGSLAGAQYRSGGLDPSLALLFSDDPEDYLDKASVLDRITTHQAGELSELQGAMRELAQERAEAARKLAELEKSRKAVASHKRTVEQKLARARQLLNSLPSADRAAYDRASRSGREGMPDLSGAVPASGRAAAALAAVRSALGRPYVWGANGPSGFDCSGLMQWSYAHAGVSLPRTSQAQAHAGRRVPLSQARPGDIVTYRSDASHVGMYVGNGQVIHAPHPGAPVRYDPVGMMPVSSVTRP; via the coding sequence GTGGGGTCCCATCGCCGCCTTGCACAGTCCGGGTTCGACCGGGGCGCCGTGAGCGCCCTGAGCGTGCTGTCCGTCGCGGCCGCCGCACTCGGCGCCGTACCGGCCACGGCCGCGCCGCACGACCACACCCGCGCCGAGGTGGACCGTCTCTACGAGGAGGTCGAGAAAGCCACCGAGGCCTACAACAAGGCCGACGAACGCGCCGGCACACTCCGCAAACAGGTTGGCAACGCCCAGGACCACATCGCCCGCCAGCAGGAGCGCATCAACGGCCTGCGCGAGCAGCTCGGTTCGCTGGCCGGCGCCCAGTACCGCTCCGGCGGCCTCGACCCCTCCCTGGCGCTGCTGTTCTCCGACGACCCGGAGGACTACCTCGACAAGGCGTCCGTCCTGGACCGGATCACCACCCACCAGGCCGGTGAACTCAGCGAACTCCAGGGCGCCATGCGCGAGCTCGCCCAGGAGCGCGCCGAGGCCGCCCGCAAGCTCGCCGAGCTGGAGAAGAGCCGCAAGGCCGTCGCGAGCCACAAGCGGACCGTGGAGCAGAAGCTCGCCAGGGCACGGCAGTTGCTCAACTCCCTGCCGTCCGCGGACCGCGCCGCCTACGACCGGGCCTCCCGCTCCGGCCGCGAGGGCATGCCCGACCTCTCCGGTGCCGTCCCGGCGTCCGGCCGCGCGGCCGCCGCCCTGGCCGCCGTCCGCTCCGCGCTCGGCAGACCGTACGTCTGGGGCGCCAACGGCCCCTCCGGCTTCGACTGTTCGGGCCTCATGCAGTGGTCGTACGCGCACGCCGGCGTCTCCCTGCCGCGCACCTCGCAGGCCCAGGCGCACGCCGGGCGACGGGTCCCGCTGTCCCAGGCCCGGCCCGGCGACATCGTCACCTACCGCTCCGACGCCAGCCATGTCGGCATGTACGTCGGCAACGGCCAGGTCATCCACGCCCCCCACCCGGGCGCGCCCGTGCGCTACGACCCGGTCGGGATGATGCCGGTCTCCTCCGTCACCAGGCCCTGA
- a CDS encoding C40 family peptidase, whose protein sequence is MASHRRPKQPSRARVTVLTTAAAAAVVLSSQAANAAPSEKLSKDEVKAKVDKLYEEQEQATEKLNGAEEKQEKLQKEISTIQDNVARGQADLNELRDSMGLAAAAQYRTGSIDSSLQLLLSSNPDDFLDKASAADQLSAQQVEALKKIQEKQRELAQERAEAAGKLKDLASTRTELAKQKKTVQAKLTEARKLLNTLTAKERADLAAADARASRDSGGRVDLGDAPTGSGRAMAAFQAAQSQLGKPYYYGATGTASYDCSGLTSWAYAQAGVGIPRTSQAQANIGTRIYSQSDLKVGDLVFFFSDLHHVGLYAGNGQIIHAPRTGTVVRYESMSTIGGPFMFGVRV, encoded by the coding sequence GTGGCGTCCCACCGTCGACCGAAGCAGCCGAGTCGTGCGCGCGTGACCGTGCTGACCACCGCAGCCGCCGCTGCCGTCGTACTGAGCTCGCAGGCCGCCAACGCGGCGCCCAGTGAGAAGCTCAGCAAGGACGAGGTCAAGGCCAAGGTCGACAAGCTCTACGAAGAGCAGGAGCAGGCCACCGAGAAGCTCAACGGGGCCGAGGAGAAGCAGGAGAAGCTCCAGAAGGAGATCTCCACCATCCAGGACAACGTGGCCCGGGGGCAGGCGGATCTCAACGAGCTGCGCGACTCCATGGGTCTGGCGGCCGCCGCCCAGTACCGCACCGGGTCCATAGATTCCTCCCTGCAGCTCCTCCTCTCCTCGAACCCGGACGACTTCCTGGACAAGGCGTCGGCCGCCGACCAGCTGAGCGCCCAGCAGGTCGAGGCGCTGAAGAAGATCCAGGAGAAGCAGCGCGAGCTCGCCCAGGAGCGCGCCGAGGCCGCCGGCAAGCTCAAGGACCTCGCCTCGACCCGCACCGAACTGGCCAAGCAGAAGAAGACGGTGCAGGCCAAGCTCACCGAGGCGCGCAAGCTCCTCAACACGCTGACGGCCAAGGAGAGGGCGGACCTCGCCGCCGCCGACGCCCGCGCCAGCCGGGACTCCGGTGGGCGTGTCGACCTCGGCGACGCCCCCACCGGCTCCGGCCGGGCCATGGCCGCCTTCCAGGCCGCGCAGAGCCAGCTCGGCAAGCCCTACTACTACGGCGCCACCGGCACCGCCTCGTACGACTGCTCGGGCCTCACCTCCTGGGCCTACGCGCAGGCCGGTGTCGGTATCCCGCGGACCTCGCAGGCGCAGGCCAACATCGGGACGCGCATCTACTCGCAGAGCGACCTCAAGGTCGGCGACCTGGTGTTCTTCTTCAGCGACCTGCACCACGTCGGTCTGTACGCGGGCAACGGCCAGATCATCCACGCCCCGCGCACCGGGACCGTCGTGCGCTACGAGTCGATGAGCACGATCGGCGGACCGTTCATGTTCGGCGTCCGGGTCTGA
- a CDS encoding NYN domain-containing protein: MVESAGGGPGDGAAEMLDRPLPDGVRRRVVTIVSDGFGGLTVGELPAQLRQYARFAPNRRAKFAGNAMAAALETDPLFRQRIAEKFRETQPELSGALDSGSPTPAADPLDVAAAAYVLRPTGWVKLVTAAGEEAQRADAERADEETRAELERLREELDRAREQTRAETERLRAELDAAKKEAESLHRKLRSALSDVKRGEAALRKAQGEMETLRAEGQTQVSAAESESRRLKARLGEVEATLEATRRAAREGRSVEDMRVRLLLDTVLDATQGLRRELALPPVSVRPAETVDAVEPGRMTPKDIAARALSEHDPAILDQLLALPQAHLVVDGYNVTKTGYPQMPLEKQRLRLLGQLSQLAAQTGAEVTCVFDGAELAAPVLLAPPRGVRVLFSKPGVTADELIRQLVRAEPPGRPVIVASTDREVADGVAKAGARPVASAVLLKRLS, from the coding sequence ATGGTGGAGAGCGCAGGCGGGGGGCCGGGCGACGGCGCCGCCGAGATGCTCGACCGTCCGCTGCCGGACGGCGTGCGGCGCAGGGTCGTCACGATCGTCTCCGACGGCTTCGGCGGGCTGACCGTCGGCGAACTGCCCGCCCAGTTGCGGCAGTACGCCCGGTTCGCGCCGAACCGGCGGGCCAAGTTCGCGGGCAACGCGATGGCGGCCGCGCTGGAGACCGATCCGCTCTTCCGGCAACGCATCGCCGAGAAGTTCAGAGAGACCCAGCCGGAACTCTCCGGCGCCCTCGACTCCGGCTCGCCGACCCCGGCCGCGGACCCGCTCGACGTGGCGGCCGCGGCCTATGTGCTGCGGCCCACGGGCTGGGTGAAGCTGGTCACCGCGGCCGGCGAGGAGGCCCAGCGGGCGGACGCCGAACGCGCCGACGAGGAGACCCGGGCCGAGCTGGAGCGGCTGCGCGAGGAGCTCGACCGGGCCCGTGAGCAGACCCGGGCGGAGACCGAGCGGCTGCGAGCAGAACTGGACGCGGCGAAGAAGGAGGCCGAATCGCTTCACCGCAAGCTGCGTTCGGCCCTCAGCGACGTCAAGCGCGGCGAGGCCGCGCTGCGCAAGGCGCAGGGCGAGATGGAGACCCTGCGTGCCGAGGGGCAGACCCAGGTGTCCGCCGCCGAGAGCGAGAGCCGGCGGCTCAAGGCGCGGCTCGGCGAGGTGGAGGCCACCCTGGAGGCAACCCGGCGGGCGGCCCGCGAGGGCCGCAGCGTCGAGGACATGCGGGTGCGGCTGCTGCTGGACACCGTGCTCGACGCTACCCAGGGGCTGCGGAGGGAACTGGCGCTGCCGCCGGTGTCGGTGCGGCCGGCGGAGACCGTCGACGCGGTCGAGCCGGGCCGGATGACCCCGAAGGACATCGCCGCCCGCGCCCTGTCCGAGCATGATCCGGCCATTCTCGACCAGCTCCTCGCGCTGCCCCAGGCGCATCTCGTCGTCGACGGCTACAACGTCACCAAGACCGGCTATCCGCAGATGCCGCTGGAGAAGCAGCGGCTCAGGCTGCTCGGGCAGCTCTCGCAGCTCGCCGCGCAGACCGGCGCCGAGGTCACCTGCGTCTTCGACGGGGCCGAACTCGCCGCTCCGGTGCTGCTGGCGCCGCCGCGCGGGGTGCGGGTGCTGTTCTCCAAGCCGGGTGTCACGGCCGACGAGCTGATCCGTCAGCTGGTGCGGGCCGAGCCGCCCGGTCGGCCGGTCATCGTCGCCTCCACCGACCGTGAGGTGGCCGACGGGGTCGCGAAGGCGGGCGCCCGGCCGGTGGCTTCCGCGGTACTTCTGAAGCGACTGTCCTGA
- a CDS encoding rhomboid family intramembrane serine protease, translating to MIGNWSGTVRRALRTPSAPVTYGLITLCCLIFVIGPASGLDPAYGSGDELLAAQRSYFRRWGVVPAELFQGSARAALTPVTALFVHGSWVHLLGNMLFLYVFGAMTEDRMGRVEFTLFYLGCGYLALLGYAAANADSSQSLVGASGAISAVLGAFLYLFPRARVTSLLPFLFFLPLRFPAWVVLPFWAALQWVAARQAAQGPGVAYLAHMVGFGLGLVYAWARFGDKKGPKGGLGRAVVGDGRATAAPSRGTRHPTAAPPRTGPPAEKTGRLDRE from the coding sequence ATGATCGGCAACTGGAGCGGAACCGTCCGCAGAGCCCTCCGCACCCCCTCGGCGCCGGTGACCTACGGACTGATCACCCTGTGCTGTCTGATCTTCGTGATCGGCCCGGCCTCGGGCCTCGATCCGGCGTACGGCTCCGGTGACGAACTGCTGGCCGCGCAACGGTCCTATTTCCGCCGCTGGGGTGTCGTGCCCGCCGAACTCTTCCAGGGCTCGGCGCGGGCGGCCCTGACCCCCGTCACGGCTCTCTTCGTGCACGGCAGCTGGGTGCACCTGCTGGGCAACATGCTGTTCCTGTACGTCTTCGGGGCGATGACCGAGGACCGGATGGGCCGCGTCGAGTTCACGCTCTTCTACCTCGGCTGCGGCTACCTGGCCCTGCTGGGCTACGCCGCCGCCAACGCCGACTCCTCGCAGTCCCTGGTCGGCGCCTCCGGGGCGATCTCCGCGGTCCTCGGCGCGTTTCTGTACCTGTTTCCCCGAGCGCGGGTGACCAGTCTCCTGCCGTTCCTGTTCTTCCTGCCGCTGCGCTTCCCCGCGTGGGTCGTACTGCCCTTCTGGGCGGCCCTCCAGTGGGTGGCGGCGCGGCAGGCCGCCCAGGGGCCGGGGGTGGCGTATCTGGCGCACATGGTGGGCTTCGGCCTGGGGCTCGTCTACGCGTGGGCCCGCTTCGGAGACAAGAAGGGCCCGAAGGGCGGCCTTGGAAGGGCGGTGGTGGGAGACGGGCGGGCGACCGCTGCGCCTTCCCGGGGGACGCGGCATCCGACAGCGGCTCCGCCGCGGACCGGACCTCCGGCAGAGAAAACGGGCCGACTGGACCGCGAGTAG
- a CDS encoding Lrp/AsnC family transcriptional regulator, translating to MITAIVLIKTSVDRIPEIAERIASLESVSEVFSVTGTYDLIAMVRVKQHEDLAEVIPGSISKIPGVEATDTHVAFRTYSQHDLEAAFAIGLDS from the coding sequence GTGATCACCGCGATCGTCCTCATCAAGACCAGCGTGGACCGGATCCCCGAGATCGCCGAGCGGATCGCCTCGCTGGAATCCGTGAGCGAGGTCTTCTCCGTCACGGGGACCTACGACCTGATCGCCATGGTGCGGGTGAAGCAGCACGAGGACCTCGCGGAGGTCATCCCCGGCAGCATCAGCAAGATTCCCGGGGTGGAGGCGACGGACACCCACGTCGCCTTCCGCACCTACTCGCAGCACGACCTGGAGGCGGCGTTCGCCATCGGGCTGGACTCCTGA